The following coding sequences are from one Rhizobiaceae bacterium window:
- a CDS encoding MaoC family dehydratase N-terminal domain-containing protein — MTHLPATLLDSSKQAPGLSDEQVEAARRLIGVWMRRDVHTPAIYEPISLHDIRRWAHYSVGDDNPLFSSADYAKRTRWGTNVAPPTFLYSIDSGIVAPGLPGVQWIFAGGTWENYKPVKVNDIISARARLVDVKEKSGRAVSRFVSQVGEVLYTNQAGELVSKYNGEIFRIPRARSGSGLRYTAEKNSTEVPRYSVEQLEEIAHAYRTEFRRGSDVLYFEDVTVGERLPVLYKGPLTLVDIVGFYSGRRTVYSVLKLAFEERDRHPNNVYYHPQTNVPCHPAAGHFDIDIAREVGMPGAYDQGWQRMNWAGHLLTNWAGDAGFVSRLEGRVTKPNLVGDLTKLTGEVTDREIVGDVAVVKIKWWGENQKGIQNCSGTAEVQVPSRNVKVTS; from the coding sequence ATGACCCATTTGCCCGCGACTCTTCTCGACAGTTCCAAGCAGGCGCCCGGCTTGTCGGACGAGCAGGTGGAAGCAGCGAGGCGGCTGATTGGAGTCTGGATGCGCCGCGATGTGCATACGCCAGCTATCTACGAGCCAATCTCCCTGCATGACATCCGGCGCTGGGCGCACTACAGCGTAGGCGACGACAATCCTCTGTTCTCCAGCGCGGACTACGCAAAGCGAACGCGGTGGGGCACGAACGTCGCGCCGCCGACTTTCCTCTACTCGATCGATTCGGGCATCGTGGCGCCGGGACTTCCGGGCGTGCAGTGGATTTTCGCCGGTGGAACCTGGGAAAACTACAAGCCCGTCAAGGTCAACGACATCATTTCGGCGCGAGCGCGCCTGGTCGACGTGAAGGAAAAATCCGGCCGCGCGGTGTCGCGTTTCGTCAGCCAGGTGGGCGAAGTCCTGTATACGAACCAGGCTGGCGAACTGGTGTCGAAGTACAATGGGGAGATATTCAGAATTCCCCGGGCGCGAAGCGGGTCAGGCTTGCGCTATACGGCGGAAAAGAACTCGACCGAGGTGCCGAGATATTCCGTCGAGCAGCTCGAGGAGATCGCGCACGCCTATCGGACGGAGTTCCGCCGCGGCAGCGACGTCCTATATTTTGAGGATGTCACAGTCGGAGAGCGGCTCCCCGTTCTGTATAAGGGGCCGCTGACGCTGGTGGACATCGTCGGATTCTATTCCGGGCGAAGGACGGTCTACAGCGTGCTCAAGCTTGCATTCGAAGAGCGCGACCGGCATCCGAACAACGTCTACTACCACCCCCAGACCAATGTTCCATGTCATCCGGCGGCGGGCCATTTCGACATCGACATAGCCCGCGAAGTGGGCATGCCGGGCGCCTACGACCAAGGCTGGCAACGGATGAACTGGGCGGGGCACCTGTTGACGAATTGGGCGGGCGACGCCGGGTTTGTCAGCCGCCTGGAAGGCCGCGTTACCAAGCCGAACCTTGTTGGCGACCTTACCAAATTGACGGGCGAAGTGACCGACCGCGAGATCGTCGGCGACGTTGCAGTGGTCAAGATCAAGTGGTGGGGAGAAAACCAAAAAGGGATTCAGAACTGCAGTGGAACGGCTGAGGTTCAGGTTCCCTCCCGCAATGTCAAGGTAACATCATGA
- a CDS encoding MBL fold metallo-hydrolase, giving the protein MSRIRRYRAGRDLGEIEPPASLEPVEILPGILWLRVDQPFALDHVNCYLVEDYGGWTLVDTGVGSEIGSQQWHALLNGPLRGTRITRILTTHAHPDHIGAAGWLSRRFDAVTYSNAGELNRLRHMLRSFDPAEASRNAAFYRLHGLAGEAADALSMQDHRYAGFVDELPADIRHLASSGVVDIGGRQFAVIIGRGHSPCGMLYLALDGTVCFSGDQILSSITPLIGVWAENADENPLDDYLSFLASVPVQISDATLVLGGHQMPFKDAAARALSIRRHHEERCTVIKSFCGDEGRSVGDIIPVLFPWAKGQMSVGFAFGEVLAHMHYLAAHGELDTRRTGDSAIQFARTNSLNPSAISMH; this is encoded by the coding sequence TTGAGCAGGATAAGGCGCTACAGGGCGGGCCGGGACCTTGGCGAAATCGAGCCGCCCGCCAGCCTTGAACCTGTCGAAATCCTGCCCGGCATCCTGTGGTTGCGGGTCGATCAGCCATTCGCGCTGGACCACGTCAATTGCTATCTCGTTGAGGATTACGGGGGATGGACTCTCGTCGACACGGGCGTCGGCAGCGAGATCGGATCTCAGCAATGGCATGCATTGCTCAACGGACCGCTGCGTGGAACCAGGATCACCCGCATCCTGACGACCCACGCCCACCCTGACCATATTGGCGCTGCGGGCTGGCTCTCCAGGCGTTTCGACGCGGTTACCTACTCGAACGCGGGCGAGCTCAACAGGCTACGTCACATGTTGAGATCATTCGACCCGGCCGAGGCAAGCCGCAACGCCGCGTTCTATCGCTTGCATGGACTGGCGGGCGAGGCAGCAGATGCCTTGTCCATGCAGGACCACCGGTATGCCGGCTTTGTGGATGAATTGCCCGCAGACATCCGGCATTTGGCCTCGTCCGGGGTAGTCGACATAGGCGGGCGCCAGTTCGCCGTCATCATCGGACGCGGGCATTCGCCATGCGGCATGCTTTATCTCGCACTGGACGGGACAGTCTGCTTCAGCGGCGACCAAATTCTGAGCAGCATCACGCCGCTGATCGGCGTATGGGCGGAGAACGCCGACGAAAACCCGCTCGATGACTATCTGTCCTTCCTCGCGTCGGTTCCGGTTCAGATTTCGGACGCGACTCTGGTTCTGGGCGGACATCAGATGCCCTTCAAAGATGCTGCCGCGCGCGCCCTGTCGATCCGTCGGCATCACGAGGAAAGATGCACGGTCATAAAAAGCTTCTGCGGCGATGAAGGCAGAAGCGTCGGCGACATCATCCCGGTTCTTTTCCCTTGGGCGAAGGGCCAAATGTCCGTTGGATTTGCCTTTGGCGAGGTCCTCGCGCATATGCACTATCTGGCTGCACACGGGGAACTCGACACCAGACGCACAGGGGATAGTGCCATACAATTCGCGCGGACCAATTCCCTGAACCCAAGTGCCATTTCCATGCACTGA
- a CDS encoding CoA transferase, with translation MSSSAFGPLAGLKVLDFTHGVAGPYCTMVLADLGCEVIKIEKPDRGDPTRYMNVSDRFDTEIPKVGGDYFLSINRNKKSVGIDMKSPAGVELCKELAQWADVAVQNFRPGVMKRLGLGFEQLSKINPRLIYANISAYSDGPLSEKPGMDVAVQARSGVMTITGQTGSTDPLRPGVSLADFGGGIYLATAVLAALYERERSGKGQEVSVSLLDATMSMLVNYSVAVMDGGAELGPMGSGHPQLVPYQAFPTSDGHVVISAGTNKIYRELCAALERPELSEDERFATNQSRVKNRSTLVPEISAVTFKKSTAEWIEIFERGGVPCAPVNSLASAFAELDRGPGGMVQEMVHPGAGKLHLLGVPFRFSRSPGKLVSPPPMLAEHTTDVLQTVLGRSESAIDDLRRQRVVG, from the coding sequence ATGAGCTCTTCTGCATTCGGCCCTCTTGCCGGCCTCAAGGTTTTGGATTTCACCCATGGAGTCGCCGGCCCATATTGCACGATGGTGCTGGCCGACCTCGGCTGCGAGGTCATCAAGATCGAAAAACCCGACCGCGGCGATCCAACGCGCTACATGAACGTGTCGGACCGGTTCGACACGGAAATCCCGAAGGTGGGCGGCGACTATTTTCTCTCCATCAACCGGAACAAGAAAAGCGTCGGCATCGATATGAAGTCGCCGGCGGGCGTGGAGCTTTGCAAGGAGCTCGCGCAATGGGCCGATGTCGCGGTGCAGAACTTCAGGCCGGGCGTGATGAAGCGTCTCGGGCTGGGCTTCGAGCAGCTTTCCAAGATCAACCCGCGCCTGATCTACGCAAACATCTCTGCCTACAGCGACGGCCCCCTCAGCGAGAAGCCCGGTATGGATGTGGCGGTGCAGGCGCGCTCGGGCGTCATGACGATTACCGGGCAGACTGGTTCGACGGACCCATTGCGTCCGGGCGTATCCCTGGCGGATTTCGGTGGCGGCATCTACCTGGCCACTGCCGTCCTCGCGGCGCTCTACGAGCGTGAACGCTCCGGAAAGGGGCAGGAAGTATCCGTGTCGCTGCTGGACGCCACCATGAGCATGCTGGTGAACTATTCGGTCGCGGTCATGGATGGCGGAGCCGAGTTGGGGCCAATGGGATCGGGGCATCCGCAACTCGTTCCCTACCAGGCTTTTCCGACCTCGGACGGCCATGTCGTCATCAGCGCCGGCACGAACAAGATTTACCGCGAACTGTGTGCGGCCCTCGAACGTCCCGAATTGAGCGAAGATGAGCGGTTCGCCACCAATCAGTCCCGCGTGAAGAACCGCTCGACCCTGGTTCCGGAGATTTCCGCCGTCACATTCAAGAAGTCCACAGCAGAATGGATCGAGATTTTCGAGCGAGGCGGCGTGCCTTGCGCGCCGGTCAACAGTCTCGCCAGTGCCTTTGCCGAGCTTGATCGCGGCCCCGGTGGCATGGTGCAGGAAATGGTGCATCCAGGCGCGGGAAAGCTCCATCTGCTGGGTGTTCCGTTCCGCTTCAGCCGATCGCCCGGAAAGCTGGTGTCGCCGCCTCCGATGCTGGCGGAGCACACTACGGACGTGCTGCAGACAGTTCTCGGGCGGAGCGAAAGCGCCATTGACGACCTGCGGCGGCAGCGCGTCGTAGGCTAG
- a CDS encoding cytochrome P450, with amino-acid sequence MSDNATESLDGYDIFSEGYRNRPADYWGDLAQSRCPISRTEKWGGSWMLVRYQDIYDVIQNPETYSSRAVEVAGEIPAPGRGLMMPPITSPVSEHPAHRALIDPFLSPGAVKELEPFIRQTAVRLAAKLASKGGGDAASEFARPLALSVLHKIMNLPPDMEDQFADWATRILRVGPTDQVVRRDTLLEIMAYLDEMIAARRGKDGRDVISGMANAVIDGVPIDRKHMLGTLLEFVIAGADSTWSTIAASLLHLASNPLDRAKLVADPALIKSAVEEFLRVFAPVTVARIATTDVEVHGRCVHANDRVILPLAAANRDPEIFDEPDTIKIDRRRNRHIAFGTGTHRCAGAHLARAELNIAIEEWLKIMPEFELVEPGVEWAQGQVRGPESVVFKVSA; translated from the coding sequence ATGAGCGACAACGCCACTGAGAGCCTGGACGGGTACGACATTTTTTCAGAAGGCTATCGGAACAGACCGGCCGACTATTGGGGCGACCTTGCGCAAAGCCGCTGCCCGATCTCCCGCACTGAGAAATGGGGCGGCTCGTGGATGCTGGTCCGCTATCAAGACATCTATGACGTCATCCAGAATCCGGAGACATACTCCTCCCGCGCGGTGGAGGTAGCCGGAGAAATACCGGCGCCGGGTCGCGGCCTGATGATGCCGCCGATCACCTCTCCCGTGTCCGAGCATCCCGCGCACAGGGCGCTCATCGATCCTTTCCTTTCACCAGGAGCCGTGAAGGAACTGGAGCCTTTCATCCGTCAAACCGCGGTCCGTTTGGCGGCAAAGCTTGCCTCAAAGGGAGGAGGGGATGCCGCAAGCGAATTCGCCCGGCCGCTGGCGCTTTCTGTCTTGCACAAGATCATGAATCTGCCACCGGACATGGAGGACCAGTTTGCTGACTGGGCAACGCGCATCCTGCGCGTAGGGCCTACCGATCAGGTAGTTCGTCGCGATACTCTTCTAGAGATCATGGCATACCTAGACGAGATGATTGCCGCCCGTCGTGGGAAGGATGGCAGGGACGTCATCAGCGGAATGGCGAATGCCGTGATAGATGGCGTACCAATCGACCGCAAACATATGCTGGGAACTCTGCTCGAGTTTGTCATTGCCGGTGCTGACAGCACTTGGAGCACTATCGCCGCAAGCCTGCTTCACCTAGCATCCAATCCGCTGGATCGCGCCAAGCTTGTTGCCGATCCTGCGCTTATAAAGTCTGCGGTGGAAGAGTTTCTGCGGGTCTTTGCTCCCGTGACGGTCGCGCGCATAGCCACCACGGATGTGGAAGTTCATGGCCGGTGCGTCCACGCAAATGACCGCGTGATCCTGCCGCTTGCGGCCGCCAACCGCGATCCCGAGATATTTGACGAGCCTGACACGATCAAGATCGACAGGCGACGCAACCGTCATATCGCGTTCGGCACCGGAACCCACAGATGCGCCGGTGCGCATCTGGCTCGGGCCGAACTCAATATCGCGATCGAGGAATGGCTGAAGATCATGCCGGAATTCGAGCTCGTCGAGCCCGGCGTCGAATGGGCCCAAGGGCAGGTTCGGGGACCTGAAAGCGTTGTGTTCAAGGTTTCAGCATAG
- the dctP gene encoding TRAP transporter substrate-binding protein DctP yields the protein MAEITDGQFRIQLFAPGEIVGAFQSLDAAQAGTVEAAYSPSFFFVGKDPTFAIGSALPFGLNVRQHNAWVHEAGGLELLNAFYDTYNVHHIPFGHTCAQMAGWYRKEITQPEDFQGLRIRISGIAGQVLQRLGAVPQQTAVSDIYPSLERGTIDAAELSGPMDDEAAGLAKVAPYYYYPGWQEPTAATGLFINRQAWESLPKTYQAALQAAAAEGERRMIAGYDVGNAAALERVVAAGAQFKAFPSPVLKALFEASENLMAEIAASNENFGRIYGPWREYRTSIARWFSIAETPTDLTTQSFLRQK from the coding sequence GTGGCGGAAATCACCGACGGGCAGTTCCGGATTCAGCTTTTCGCGCCGGGAGAGATCGTCGGCGCGTTTCAGTCGCTGGATGCCGCGCAGGCCGGCACGGTAGAGGCGGCATACAGCCCGTCATTCTTCTTCGTCGGCAAGGATCCGACATTCGCAATAGGCTCCGCACTTCCTTTCGGGCTCAATGTACGTCAGCACAATGCGTGGGTGCATGAGGCGGGCGGTCTGGAACTGCTGAACGCGTTCTATGATACTTACAATGTGCACCACATTCCCTTCGGGCATACCTGCGCGCAGATGGCGGGATGGTACCGCAAGGAGATAACGCAACCCGAAGACTTCCAGGGGCTTCGGATCAGAATTTCCGGCATTGCCGGGCAGGTGCTTCAACGTCTTGGCGCGGTGCCGCAGCAAACAGCCGTGTCGGACATCTACCCGTCACTGGAACGCGGCACCATCGACGCTGCGGAGTTGTCAGGGCCGATGGACGACGAGGCTGCCGGCTTGGCCAAGGTTGCGCCCTATTACTACTATCCAGGTTGGCAGGAGCCGACTGCCGCTACTGGACTCTTCATCAATCGCCAAGCCTGGGAGTCGCTGCCGAAGACCTATCAGGCGGCGCTGCAAGCGGCGGCGGCGGAGGGCGAGCGCAGGATGATCGCCGGCTATGACGTCGGCAACGCGGCGGCGCTTGAACGCGTCGTGGCCGCGGGCGCGCAATTCAAGGCCTTTCCCAGTCCTGTCCTGAAAGCATTGTTTGAGGCGTCTGAAAACCTGATGGCCGAGATCGCCGCGTCGAACGAGAATTTCGGAAGGATATACGGCCCATGGCGTGAATACCGGACAAGCATCGCCCGATGGTTCAGTATTGCAGAGACGCCGACGGATCTCACTACCCAGAGTTTCCTGCGGCAGAAGTAG
- a CDS encoding GntR family transcriptional regulator: protein MPKGARRSVNGRSPKASNLAAPSVYDQLKAEILDRHLKPGVKLTHQGLAEMLGVSRTPVREALERLFQEGYVVRIPRRGFFVAEIGLDEVIHLYQTREALEVYQIEHLVERGLSKRELAVLKATNAHYGKLIDANLTYERLRVDRDFHVQLASLTGNAYLVASLEAIFEKVILKRRLEGVSDPTGRGPYEDHLTLLDALEKGDKAAVSILQAHIRGACDRLIQHLQSFEISGGRRDAGLSPGKRASAR from the coding sequence ATGCCCAAGGGCGCCCGAAGATCAGTAAATGGACGTTCGCCGAAGGCGAGCAACCTGGCAGCGCCCTCGGTCTATGACCAACTCAAGGCTGAGATTCTGGACAGGCACTTGAAGCCTGGCGTCAAGCTAACTCACCAAGGGCTAGCTGAGATGCTGGGCGTGTCGCGCACGCCCGTCCGTGAGGCGCTAGAGCGATTGTTCCAGGAGGGGTACGTCGTCCGGATTCCCCGGCGCGGCTTCTTCGTCGCGGAAATCGGTCTGGATGAGGTGATACATCTGTATCAGACCCGCGAAGCACTTGAAGTCTACCAGATTGAGCACCTTGTCGAGAGGGGGTTGAGCAAGCGGGAACTCGCCGTGCTGAAAGCAACCAACGCACACTACGGCAAGCTCATCGATGCCAATCTGACGTATGAGCGGCTACGCGTCGATCGCGACTTCCATGTGCAGTTGGCATCGCTGACCGGCAACGCCTACCTAGTTGCATCGCTCGAAGCCATTTTCGAAAAAGTCATCCTCAAACGCCGTCTGGAAGGTGTCTCCGATCCGACGGGAAGGGGACCGTACGAGGATCATCTCACGCTGCTTGACGCCCTGGAGAAGGGCGACAAGGCCGCCGTCTCGATATTGCAGGCTCACATTCGCGGCGCCTGCGACAGGCTGATCCAGCACCTGCAAAGCTTCGAGATCTCGGGTGGACGCAGGGATGCCGGCCTGTCGCCGGGAAAGCGCGCCTCGGCGCGGTGA
- a CDS encoding PDR/VanB family oxidoreductase encodes MTDQIRTRLHTLEDIADGVRLFDLRPMPGATLPVFSPGSHIDVVLGPDLVRSYSLCNLDENGGRYVIAIRRQDDGKGGSVTAHRTLQTGDEVQIRPPRNNFQLIEDADHSVFVAGGIGITPIFAMIQRLEKLKRSWELHYSSPTRRRAAFLAELKALEEKERGRIHFHSDDEHDGLIMDLGPILGTYRAGSHYYCCGPSGMIEAFESLTGGFPADSAHLERFSSDAPLSTAGSFEVEFRRLGKTVQVHEGETILQAAIDAGADVAFSCEEGVCGSCETVVIEGIPDHQDLVLSRHERDANKKMMICCSRSKTPKLVLDL; translated from the coding sequence ATGACAGACCAGATCCGCACGAGATTGCACACGTTGGAAGACATAGCCGACGGGGTACGGCTTTTCGACCTCAGGCCCATGCCCGGCGCAACCCTGCCTGTATTTTCTCCAGGCTCACATATCGATGTCGTTCTTGGGCCGGATCTGGTGCGCAGCTACTCGCTGTGCAACCTCGACGAGAATGGAGGCCGTTATGTCATTGCCATCAGAAGGCAGGATGACGGCAAAGGCGGTTCGGTGACTGCGCATCGAACACTGCAAACCGGGGATGAGGTACAGATCCGCCCTCCGCGCAACAATTTCCAGTTGATCGAGGATGCCGACCACTCGGTGTTTGTCGCCGGAGGGATCGGAATCACGCCGATCTTCGCGATGATACAGCGACTCGAGAAGCTGAAGCGGTCGTGGGAGCTTCACTATTCTTCCCCAACGCGTCGGCGGGCAGCTTTCCTGGCGGAGCTTAAAGCATTGGAGGAGAAGGAAAGGGGACGCATCCATTTCCATTCCGACGATGAACATGACGGATTGATCATGGATCTTGGGCCTATCCTTGGCACGTATCGAGCCGGTTCTCATTATTACTGCTGTGGTCCTTCGGGCATGATCGAAGCATTCGAGTCTCTGACCGGAGGTTTTCCCGCCGACAGCGCGCATCTGGAGCGTTTTTCGAGCGATGCGCCGCTGTCGACCGCCGGCAGCTTCGAGGTGGAGTTCCGTCGCCTTGGAAAAACGGTCCAGGTGCATGAGGGCGAGACGATCCTGCAGGCGGCCATCGATGCCGGCGCCGATGTGGCGTTCTCCTGCGAAGAGGGGGTGTGCGGGTCTTGCGAGACAGTCGTGATCGAAGGCATTCCGGATCATCAGGATCTCGTGCTTTCGAGGCACGAACGGGACGCAAACAAAAAAATGATGATCTGCTGTTCCCGTTCCAAGACGCCGAAGCTGGTATTGGACCTTTGA
- a CDS encoding MBL fold metallo-hydrolase, with amino-acid sequence MPLPFALSHVNCWLIADSGGWSIIDCGINDSVTRISWNRIAEEVIGNAPVHQIIATHGHTDHVGAAGFLCDAFQAGFTSTLVEWQSACLRLGNHNERPAELARFLRIGGCGPEMEEAFAAERTRVARYLGRLPGAIRRIRDGQSITLDGEEWRVIVTRGHAEEHACFYNEARRIIIAGDQVLPSITPLVSVFHWAPEENPLGDFLASLQHLLALPDDLLVLPGHGSPFYGLHHRIHAMVEHHQRRLAATLELMRVPATAFEISNLLFPTARGKGQERLALGETLAHLNHLVTLGEATYEAAAEGPRFYRLV; translated from the coding sequence ATGCCCCTGCCGTTCGCCCTCAGTCACGTGAACTGCTGGTTGATCGCCGACAGCGGCGGCTGGAGCATCATCGACTGCGGCATCAACGACAGCGTAACCAGAATATCCTGGAACCGAATCGCGGAAGAGGTGATCGGCAACGCTCCGGTTCATCAGATCATTGCCACGCACGGTCACACGGACCATGTCGGCGCGGCGGGCTTCTTGTGCGACGCCTTCCAGGCGGGCTTCACCTCCACCCTCGTCGAGTGGCAATCGGCCTGTCTTCGCCTCGGCAATCACAACGAGCGTCCGGCCGAACTCGCTCGATTCCTGCGCATCGGGGGTTGTGGCCCTGAAATGGAAGAAGCATTCGCGGCCGAGAGGACAAGAGTGGCGCGCTATCTGGGACGCCTCCCGGGCGCGATCCGGCGCATTCGAGACGGCCAGAGCATCACTCTCGACGGAGAGGAATGGCGGGTGATCGTGACGCGGGGCCATGCCGAAGAGCATGCTTGCTTCTACAATGAGGCGCGGCGGATTATCATAGCCGGCGACCAGGTGCTGCCGAGTATCACGCCTCTTGTTTCAGTGTTCCACTGGGCACCGGAGGAAAACCCGTTGGGCGATTTCCTGGCGTCGCTCCAGCATCTGCTGGCGTTACCCGACGATCTGCTGGTTCTTCCGGGGCATGGCAGTCCGTTTTACGGGCTGCATCATCGAATCCATGCCATGGTCGAGCACCATCAGAGGCGTCTCGCGGCGACGTTGGAGTTGATGCGAGTCCCGGCCACGGCATTCGAAATCTCGAACCTCCTTTTTCCGACCGCGCGAGGCAAAGGACAGGAGCGGTTGGCGCTGGGCGAGACCCTCGCCCATCTCAACCACCTCGTCACTCTTGGAGAGGCGACCTACGAGGCGGCAGCCGAGGGACCGCGTTTCTATCGTCTCGTTTGA
- a CDS encoding dihydroxy-acid dehydratase, with product MPKKIDARSADWLQGDYFFRVARRAFLEQGGTPPHLLDGRPIIGICNSGSDLVPCNSHFRHLVEHIKRGVFEAGGLPLEFATMPLGEQFLRPSSFLYRNLVSMQVEETLRANPIDGVVLMTGCDKTTPALLMGAASCDLPTLVFPGGPMLNGKFDGRNLGCGTSLFEYREKLSAGEISQREFEESVTSTFRSAGHCNIMGTASTMACLVETLGLTLPGAAAIPAVDSRRAACAHQTGNAVVDLVKRDVRLSQIVTREAMIDAIRANAAIGGSTNAVIHMQAIAGRLGVDCTLDDWDTHGSDVPCIVDLMPAGRRLMEEFYYAGGMPVVLKAMEAMLHRDRPTVTGETVGDRLEKVVHADQTVIRPLDRPIKKRAGIAVLRGNLCSEGAIIKPVSATRRLLKHKGPAITFETIEAYRTRLDTVDVTPDHVLVVKNAGPRGYPGMPEIANLPLPRKLLAAGVTDMVRISDARMSGSASGTVILHVSPEAATGGTLALVEDGDMIELDVTRRRLSLDVPYDELDRRRRRWRSPAPEERGFVKHYLQHVTSASTGADFDYLVGGSGSGVPRESH from the coding sequence GTGCCCAAGAAAATCGATGCCCGGAGCGCGGATTGGCTTCAGGGTGACTACTTCTTTCGCGTAGCCCGAAGGGCGTTCCTTGAGCAGGGCGGCACCCCACCGCATTTGCTTGATGGTCGGCCAATTATCGGGATCTGCAACAGCGGGTCCGACCTGGTTCCCTGCAATTCGCACTTCAGGCATTTGGTCGAGCATATCAAGAGAGGCGTCTTCGAAGCGGGTGGGCTGCCGCTGGAGTTTGCGACGATGCCGCTCGGTGAGCAGTTTCTGCGGCCATCAAGCTTCCTGTACCGCAATCTCGTGAGCATGCAGGTTGAGGAAACGCTGCGCGCCAACCCGATCGACGGCGTCGTCCTGATGACCGGTTGTGACAAGACCACGCCGGCATTGCTCATGGGTGCGGCGAGCTGCGACCTTCCCACCCTCGTTTTTCCCGGCGGCCCAATGCTGAACGGGAAGTTCGACGGGCGTAACCTCGGCTGCGGAACCAGCCTTTTCGAGTATCGCGAAAAATTGAGCGCCGGAGAAATCTCGCAGCGGGAATTCGAAGAGTCGGTGACCTCGACGTTCCGGTCCGCCGGGCACTGCAACATTATGGGGACCGCATCGACGATGGCGTGCCTGGTGGAAACGCTGGGCCTGACCCTGCCCGGCGCGGCGGCTATTCCGGCGGTGGATTCGCGGCGCGCCGCCTGTGCGCATCAGACGGGGAATGCCGTCGTCGACCTCGTCAAGCGCGATGTGCGGCTATCGCAGATCGTCACGCGCGAGGCCATGATCGACGCAATCCGCGCCAACGCGGCGATCGGCGGATCCACCAATGCCGTGATCCACATGCAAGCGATTGCCGGACGGCTCGGCGTCGATTGCACGCTCGACGATTGGGACACCCACGGAAGCGACGTTCCCTGTATCGTCGATCTGATGCCGGCGGGGCGGCGGCTGATGGAGGAATTCTACTATGCCGGCGGCATGCCCGTCGTCCTCAAGGCGATGGAGGCGATGCTGCACAGGGATCGGCCGACAGTCACCGGCGAAACGGTCGGAGATCGGCTGGAGAAAGTAGTCCATGCCGATCAGACGGTGATCCGGCCTCTGGACCGTCCGATCAAGAAGAGGGCGGGCATTGCGGTTCTTCGAGGCAATCTGTGCAGCGAGGGCGCGATCATCAAGCCGGTGTCGGCGACGCGTCGCCTGCTGAAGCATAAAGGGCCCGCGATCACCTTCGAGACGATCGAGGCCTATCGCACCAGGCTCGATACAGTCGACGTCACGCCCGACCATGTGCTCGTGGTGAAGAATGCCGGCCCTCGCGGCTATCCCGGCATGCCGGAGATCGCGAACCTTCCGCTGCCCAGGAAACTGCTCGCCGCCGGCGTTACCGACATGGTCCGCATTTCCGACGCCAGGATGAGCGGGTCGGCCAGCGGCACCGTCATTCTGCATGTGTCCCCGGAGGCCGCCACCGGTGGCACGCTTGCCCTGGTAGAGGACGGAGACATGATCGAACTGGACGTCACCAGGCGTCGCCTCTCGCTGGACGTTCCCTATGACGAGTTGGACCGCCGCAGACGCCGCTGGCGATCCCCCGCTCCTGAGGAACGCGGCTTTGTCAAACACTACCTCCAGCATGTCACCAGCGCGTCCACCGGCGCCGATTTTGACTATCTGGTCGGGGGGAGCGGCAGCGGCGTGCCGCGTGAATCCCATTAG